The Ignavibacteriales bacterium genomic sequence AAGGATTTGGTTCATACACTGTTGAGCAAAACAAAGATCTATTAAATTATTATAAAGATATTATTACAATAAAAAACGAATGCAAAGAATTAAAACTTGGAACAATTAAATTTATTTTCTCTGATAACGATAAAAAAGCATTTGCATTTGAGAGTGTACTTGGTGATAAAAAACAATTTGCATTTTTAATCTTGGCGACGATAAACTTTCAATCAAGTTTGATTTCCCATTGCGTGAATTATATAGTGCAAATTCTGTATTTGATAAGTACCACAGAAATATTTATAAAACTAATCAACTAATATTAATTGAAACCAAATCATTTGGTGTTTTTAAAGCAAACTGAATTATGCTAAATAAATACAACACATTTATATTTGATTTGGATGGCACTGTTTATCGTGGTGAAAATATTATTCCTAATGCTGATAAGACTATAAATTACCTCAAAAAGCTTGGGAAGAAGATTCTTTTTATTTCAAACAAAACGACAGGAACCATTAAAGATTATTACCTTTTCTTAAAAGGGTTTGGATTAAATATTGAAGAAACTGAAATATTAAACTCAACAATTGTGTTAAAAAACTATTTAATCAGTAATCATCCAAAAAAACAATTTTATGCTATTGGCGAACAAATATTTATTGATGAACTAGTTGATTCCGGTTTAAATTATTCTGCAAATCCTAAAGAAATACAAATACTAATTGTAACGCTTGATCGAACCTTAAATTATGATAAACTAGAAATTGCAGCAAAGGCCCTAGAAAATGGAGCCAGATTTTTTGCAGCAAACATTGATGATACTTGTCCCGTTGATGGCGGCGAAGTTCTTGATGCAGGTTCAACAATTTCAGCACTAGAAAAAAGAACTCATAAAAAATTAGAATTGCATTTTGGCAAACCTTCAGATTTTATGATTGAGGAAATCAAGTCAAGACTAAATGGGGATTTATTTAATTCAATTTTAATTGGTGATAGATTAGAAACTGATATTTTGATGGGTAATAAATTAGGAATTGATACGGCGTTAGTTTCCACCGGAGTGAAACTCTATGAAAATGGTAACTCAGATATCAAACCAACTTACTACTTAAATTCTGTTGCGGATGTATTAAAGCAGTAGTACCCACGGCAGGAATCGAACCTGCGACCTGCGGTTTAGGAAACCGTCGCTCTATCCCCTGAGCTACGTGGGCTAAAATAATTGCGGTGTAAAATTAAGGATGATGCGCCAAAGAATCATTATTGCATAGCAGAATTAAATAATAAAAAAGAGCTCAGAAGAGCTCTTTTTTCTATTGTCCGATAATTTCAGCTTTGGTTAGTTGTATTAAGCTGAAGACGGATGTGCCCAGTTAATTTTTTAAAAATGAGACATATTTTTTATCTGTCCCTAAAATATGAGACTTTAGCCAATCTGACATAAATGCAGAAACCTGCATTGGTAATACTTTGCCAGCCATGTATTTTGCTTTCATATCCTTTACTTCAGCAACCAGTTTGTCGTGCACCGCTTTGTGATTTACAAAATCGGGATAAGCCTTTTTCTTCATCAGATCTTCTTCAGAATTAAAATGTTGAACAGTGTAATTAACAAGAAAGTTTAAAGTTGATTCTGCTTTTTCTTTTCCTTTACCATCTTTCATAGCATCATGTAGTGTGTTTATTGCTTCAACAAGTTTTTTATGCTGAGTATCAACTATAAAAATACCTGTTTCATATTTTGCTGACCAGGTGAAGAGTGCCATTGTATCCCTTTCTAAAAGTAGTAAATAGTTTTTAACTAATTATCGAGTTTTTTTTTAATTTCTTTAGATTAACTGACCTTTTTTTGACAATATTTAAAAATTCTTGTTGTTACAAGGGAAATTACTACCTCGCAAAAATTTACACCATAAATATTTTGTCCATGTTGAACTCTCATCATTTAGTACTTCTGTTAACAGTGATAATATTTTGCTTTCTTGGACAACAGCCACAGAACTAAATAATCATGGGTTTGACGTTGAAAGTAAATTAGCATCATCAGACAGCTGGAAAAGTTTAGGGTTTGTTGAGGGATGTGGTACAACTACAGAGCCCAAAACATATACATACTTAGATTTTAACATTGTTGCAGGAGAGTATAATTACAGAATGAAACAAATTGATTTTAACGGAAATATAACATATTACAACTTAGCCGAAACAGCAGTCTTTGGTACACCGACTAAGTTTGAGTTATCACAGAATTATCCGAATTCATCTAACCCAAGTACAATAATATCATTTTAATTACCACAAAAATCCGATGTAAGTGTAAAGATATTTGATATACTTGAAAATGAAGTTCTAACTCTTTTAAATGATTCAAAAGAAGCTGGAAGATATAATGTTAACTTTAATGCTTCTAAATATTCAAGTGGTGTTTACTTCTACTCAATAAAAGCAAGTAATTTTATAGAAACTAAAAAAATGACGTTAATTAAATAGCCTCAAATATACGCCTACTAGTTCCGAAGGAATATTTTTTTCGGACTTAATATTTTTAATTTTGATTAGTTCTAAAAAATATGCACCTCTTAATAGCTAATTGTTAACCCCGTTGCTTTGGCAGCGGGGATTTTATTTTTTAATGCAAAACTCTTTCCTTTTGTTTCAAAACTCGCACTTAGGCATTTATTGAAAAAATTTTAAAATAATTTGGATTCTTGACATCCAAACAATCAATTCTTATTTTTGAGGTGCCACTGCTCCGATTTATCGGAACGGTGGCAATTTTTTTTAAATCATTAACAAACAGAGATTTATTATGTCCGCTGGAAATTTTGTTTATTTGACAAGAGAAAGATTAATAGAACTTGAAAAAGAACTTCAAGAAATGAAAACTAACGGCAGAAAGAAAATGGCTGCCAAAATTGCCGAAGCACGAGCCCACGGCGATCTTTCTGAGAATGCTGAATATGATGCTGCAAAAGAAGAACAAGGCTTGTTTGAATTGAAGATCAGCAAAATGGAAGATGTCCTTTCACGCGCAAGAGTTATTGATACTTCAAAAATGCCAACCGATGAGGCGCATTTGCTTTCCACAGTTAAGATCAAGAATCTTAAAACCAAAAAAGTTGTTGAATATCTCTTGGTATCACCTGAAGAAGCGGATTTTCAAGAAGGTAAAATTTCCGTTACATCACCTGTTGGACAGGGATTAATAGGTGCAAAGTTAGGACAAAAAGTTCAAGTAAAAGCTCCTGCTGGATTATTGGAGTTTGAAATTATAGAGATTAAATAAATAAAACTTTGGCAGATGAATCATACATACAACTTGCAATTGAGATAGCCAAAAAAGGCGAAGGCAACGTCAGTCCAAATCCACTTGTTGGATGTGTGATAATAAAAGATAACAGAATAATTGGGGCGGGATATCATCAAAAGTTTGGCGATGATCATGCCGAAATAAACGCAATAAATTCCTCGGCGGAATCACTTGAAGGCTCGACTTTATATGTAAACCTAGAACCTTGCAGCCATCATGGTAAAACACCTCCTTGTGTTGATCGAATCTTAGAAGAAAAAATTAAACGGGTTGTAATCGGTACTCTTGATATTAATCCACTTGTTAGCGGTAATGGAATTAAGGCTTTAAAGAAAGCCGGCGTTGATGTTAAAGTAGGTGTCCTTGAAAAAGAATGTATCGAACTAAATAAGTTTTTCTTCAAGTTTATTAAAAATAAAATTCCATATGTTACTCTAAAAGTCGCGCAAACATTAGACGGAATGATTGCGGATAAGAATAAACATTCTACCTGGATTTCATCAAATGAATCAAGAAAGTATGTGCATTGGTTACGGGCTAAGTATGATGCTATTTTAATCGGTTCTGAAACCGCACGAATTGATAATCCAAAACTTACCGTTAGAATGGTTGATGGAAGAGATCCATATCGAGTAGTGTTGGATTCAAATCTAAAATTGAAATATGATTTAAATTTATTTAAGTACAATTCTGATAAAAAAACAATTGTTGTAACCTCGGAAACAAATAAATCTAAATTGAGTAAAATTAAAAAGCTGAAAAAACTAGATGTAAAAGTTTTATTTGCAAAACTTGATAAACAGGGAAGAATGAGTTTGAAAGCTGTTTTAAAAGAATTATCAAAACTTCAAATAACATCAGTTCTCGTTGAAGGTGGAAGCAGAATATATTCATCCTTTATCAAACAAAATTTATTTGATGATATTTATTTATTTGTTAGTCCAAAAATTCTTGGCAGTGGTTTGAATACATTTTCAGAATTTAATTCCAAAAAACTTGGTGATGCTCCAAAATTAAATGTTAGACAAACACAAAAAATTGGAGATGATATTCTTATTGAACTTGTTAGATAGAGCTTATTCAAAGAAATAAAAATTAGTAACTCTGTTCATAACTTTACTCAAAAATATTTTATTGAAGGAATATATGTTTACTGGATTAGTTGAAGAAAAAGGTATACTCAAAGAGAAAATCACTACTGGGGATGGGTTCCAATTTGTAATTGAGGCAAAAATAATTATGCAGGATCTGCAAATCGGAAGCAGCGTTGCGGTCAACGGATGCTGTTTAACTGTAGTAAAGATTAAAGGAAATGCTTTTGCGGTTGATACGATAGAAGAAACTCTAAATAAAACTAATCTTGGAGTTCTTAAGCAAGGTATGAATGTGAACCTTGAAAGACCTTTAGCTGCCGAAGCCAGATTAGGAGGACATTTTGTTCTTGGACATATTGACACAACCGGGAAAGTTGAAGACATAAAAGAGCTCTCTAACAGCCATTGGCTTACAATTTCGTTTCCGGAAAAATTTAAGCAATATTTAATCTATGTCGGCTCAGTAGCAATTGATGGTGTTAGCATGACAGTTGCTGATTTAAAAAATAATTCATTCTCCGTTGGGATAATTCCGCATACCTGGAAAGAAACGATTTTTTCTGATAAAAAAATTGGTGACACTGTTAATCTTGAATTTGATGTTTTGGGAAAATATGTTGAAAGGATTATGGAGAGTAAAAGTCAGGATGAATCCTCTATCTTTTTAAATTGATGAAATCAACAGAACAAAAAGTCTTAAGGTTTATTAAAGAGAATGAACTTCTTTTATCCGGAGAAAAAGTTCTTGTTGCTTTAAGCGGCGGACCTGATTCAGTTTTTTTGCTTCACTTCTTACATAAATTTAAAAATAAATTCAAGATTAAAATTGGAGCTGCACATATCAATCATCTTTTACGCGGAAAAGATTCTGAGAGAGATGAACAATTTTGTAATGCCATTTGTGAAGAATTAGCAATCCCATTTTTTCTTCTTCGTAAGGATGTAAAAGCTTATTCAAAGAAAAATAAAATTTCTATAGAAGCTGCTGGCAGAAAGATCCGTTATGATTTTTTTGAAAAAGTTTCTAAAGAAAATGGATACGACAAAATTGTGACAGCTCACAACGCCGATGATAATGCTGAAACTGTTTTATTAAACCTTGTAAAAGGGGCAGGAATAAAAGGGATAGCTGGAATTCCCGTTAAAAGAAAAATTATTGTTCGTCCGATTTTGTCATTAACAAAAAAAGAAATTCTAGATTATCTGGAAGTGAATAAATTTGAATATAGAATTGATGAATCAAATCTTTCTAATGATTTTGAAAGAAACTATTTAAGAAACGAAGTGATTCCACTGATCAAAAAGAATTTAAATCCTTCATTTACTAATGCTTCGCTAAATACTTCATTAAATTTGCAAAGATTAAATTCGTGGATTGTTGAAGTTTTAGGTGAGTTTAAATCGCATATAAAAGTTGAGAAAAATAAAAACATCTCAATTCCTCTAGAATTCATAAAAAAGAGTAATGCTTTTATTGCATCTAATTCAATTAAAGAAATTGTTGATGAATTATTTTCTGTTAAACTAGAATCAAGTGATTTAAAAAAAATCTTTTTACTTGAGAAAAAAGAATCAGGAAAATCTGAAGAGCTTTCTGAAAATCTTATTGCTTTAAAAGAACGAAATGAAATTAGCATTCTGAAGAAATCAACTTCAAAAAAAGCTGATGCAAAAAGATTAAGTGTTGGAAGTAAATTCAAAATTGGTGGCAAAGTTTTTTCCATAGTCGGAGTTAAAAAAGATGAAGTGAGAATCAACAAAAATAAAAATGAAGAGTATATTTCTGCTGACAAGATTAAGGATGGTTTTATTTTAAGAAGATGGGAAGCAGGAGATAAATTTTATCCGATTGGAATGAAAGGAACTAAAAAAATTTCTGATTATCTAAACGATATAAAAATTAATTCATATGAAAAACAAGAAATGTTAGTTTTAGAAAATGGAAGTAAAATAGTTTGGGTTGTTGGTAAACGGCTTGATGATCGATTTAAATTAACTCCTAAATCAAAGAAAGTTTTGAGATTATGTCTGAAGTAAATGAGATTAATAATGAAAAACTTATTATAGGCGATGATGTTTTTGTGCCATTCCTCACAGAAGAGGCAATCCAGAACCGAATTAAAGAAATGGCAGAACAAATATCACAAGATTATAATGGGAAAATTCCAATCTTTATCGGCGTTCTTAACGGAGCTTTTATTTTTCTTTCTGATCTTATAAAAAATGTTTCTATAAATTGCGAAATAGATTTTTTTAAGTTATCAAGCTACGGAGATTCTAAAATTTCATCTGGCAATGTGCGATTGCTAAAGGAATTAAATTGTGATGTGAACGGACGCGATATAATAATTGTTGAAGACATTGTGGACTCAGGCTTATCTATTAAGTATATCGAAGAGATTTTTGAAAAGCATACCCCTAACAGTATGAAGGTTTGTACTCTTTTAATGAAGCCTGAAAGCCTCAAATATAATGTCAAAATTGATTATATTGGTTTCAAAATTCCTAGTAAATTTGTTATTGGCTATGGTTTAGATTACGCACAGAAGTATAGAAATCTTAAAACCATTTTTAGTCTAAGTGAATAATTTTTTTAATTAAAAGCAGAGTAAAATTTTAAAAGAAATATTATGAGTGATAACGAAAAAAAATCGGGTAATAAAAATTTAAAAAACAATAAACCAAACAGACCAGACGATAATTTTGATTGGTCTAAAGTTATTAGGTTGGTTTTTGGTTGGGGCGCGGTTATTGTGGCTGCTGTTATTGTTATGCAAGTTTTTAGAACAAGTGCTGAAACATTTACAGAAATTCCTTATGGTGAGTATGAAGTTCTTCTTCAAACTCCTGAAAATATTTCATCTGCAAGTATTATCAAAGCAGACCAGAATGATTATACCTTTAAAGCTGAACTTAGAAAAGAAACAGATGTTAAAATTAAAGGTAAGTCTGTATCAGTTAAGGCTATTTCTGTTTACATTCCAGAACCCATGATTCGTGATCAAGAAGCAGTTTGGAAAGAAAAGGGAATTCAATATTCGTTTGATAAAGAATCAAATGAATGGATGAATATACTAATTGGATTTTTACCTTGGGTGCTTATCATAGCTGTTTGGGTTGTGATAATGCGAAGAATGCAAGGGCAAGGCGGCGGATCAAAAGGCATTTTTTCTTTTGGAAAGAGCAAAGCTAAACTGATTACTCCATCAAGCAAACGAGTAACTTTTAAAGATGTTGCTGGAACAGATGAAGCTAAAATGGAACTTCAGGAAATAATAGAATTTCTTAAAGAACCAACAAAGTTTCAAAAACTTGGAGGGAAAATTCCAAGAGGTGTTTTACTTTTGGGACCTCCCGGAACTGGTAAAACATTATTAGCTCGTGCAGTTGCGGGCGAATCAGGCGTTCCATTCTTTTCTATTTCAGGAGCAGATTTTGTTGAGATGTTTGTTGGAGTTGGCGCAAGTCGTGTGCGTGATTTATTTGAACAAGGTAAGAAAAATGCCCCATGTATAATTTTTATTGATGAAATTGATGCTGTGGGAAGACATCGCGGTGCTGGATTAGGTGGTGGACACGATGAACGTGAACAGACTCTTAATGCTTTGCTTGTTGAGATGGATGGATTTGAACAGAATAGTGGAGTAATTATTATTGCAGCAACGAACAGACCTGATGTTCTTGACCCCGCTTTATTAAGACCTGGAAGATTTGATAGGCAAGTTGTTGTTGATCGTCCTGATGTAAAAGGAAGAGAAGGAATTTTTAAAGTTCATACAAGAAACATCCCTCTCGGTGATGATGTAAATGTTGAAGTTCTTGCTAAAGGAACTCCAGGATTAGCAGGTGCAGAATTAGCAAATCTTGTTAACGAAGCTGCACTTTTAGCCGCACGAAAGGATAAGAAAAAAGTTGAAATGATTGACTTTGAAGAAGCTAAAGATAAAGTAATGATGGGAATGGAAAGAAAGAGCCTGATCATTTCTGAAAAAGAAAAGAACACAACTTCTTATCACGAAATTGGTCATGTTTTAGTTGCAAGGATGATCCCTGAAGCTGACCCTGTGCATAAAGTTACAATCATACCTCGTGGCAGAGCGCTTGGTGTTACAAGTTATCTTCCTATTGATGAAAAACATACATACTCCAAAGAATATCTTGAAGCAATGATTACATATGCATTGGGTGGTAGAGCTGCTGAAAAATTAGTTTTCAATCATTACACAACCGGTGCAGGTAATGATATCGAAAAAGCTACAAACATCGCTCGTAAAATGGTTTGTGAATGGGGAATGAGTGATAAACTTGGCCCTCTTGCTTATGGTGCAAAAGAGGAAGAAATCTTTTTAGGAAGAGAAATTCAAAAACACAGAGACTACAGCGAAAAAACTGCGATTGAAATTGATGATGAAATTAGAGGAATTATTAATTCTGCTTTTGACAGAGCTGTTAAAATATTAAATGATAATATGGAATTACTTCATAAGCTTTCAGCAGAACTTCTTGAAAGAGAAATTCTTGATGCAGAAGAGATTGATAGTATAATTCGTGGTGAAAATTTACCGCCAATTGAGAAAGAAGTAAAAACTCCAGAAGATGCTGTTCCTGATCATGTGAAAAAATTAATGGAACAAAGACAGCCACAGGATTCAGACCCTAAAAATGAATCACATTGATAACGGTACAATTCATTATAGAGATGAGTTAGTTAGAAAACTAATTCATCTCTTTTCTTTATCCATTCCTATCATCTATTATTTTACTCCAAGTTCCACCTCAATTTTAATTCTTATCTGTTTAACAATATTTGCGCTTACTGTTGATGGTGGAAGGTTTGTATCAAAGCCCTTTGCAAATTTCTTCTATCAAACATTTGGATTTTTGCTGCGTAAGCATGAACTTGATAAAGAAAAGAAGAATTTAACGGGGGCAACTTACGTGCTTTTATCAGCTTTAATTTGTGCTTTAATTTTTCCAAAAGTGATATTTGTAACTGCCTTTACAATATTGATTATTAGCGATACAATGGCCGCATTAATTGGAAGAAAATTTGGTAAAAGAAAATTTCTTAGAAAAAGTTTTGAAGGAACTTTATCTTTTTTCATTAGTGCAAGTATCGTTGTTATTTTTACACCTAAGGTTGGTAATTTTCCTATGGAGTATGTGATTGGTTTTATTGCTGCAATTATTGGTGCAATAGTAGAAAATATTTCTTACGGTTATGCAGATGATAATTTATCAATTCCAATTTCAGTTGGATTAACGATGTGGGTCCTATATTTTATAATTTTTCCAAATTTAGATTTGGTCTTACAAAATGTTCCGAGGTAAATATGAAAAAGATTTTAATTGCATTATCAATATTTAGTTCAATTTATTTTTTTAATGGATGTGATCAATCCGTAAAACCGGCAACCGGTTTTGAAGATGAGATTTATGTTGTGGCAGATTCATTAGAATTTGAAGATCTAAAAGTTGCATTGCAAGCTGCATTTGAAGTAGAAATAAACACCCCAATGCCTGAAAAACTTTTTACCATAAAAAGAATCTCATCTAACCTGATTGATAAAGTAAAGAATAAAAAAAATATTGTAATTGTTGCGCCATTAAGTTCTGATTCTTACACATCACAATACATTAAATCGATTGTTGATAAAGAAATTCAAAAAAAATTAGAGACAGATGATAATTTTATTATTAGCAAATATGATTTATGGGCAAAAAATCAACTTGTAACAGTATTGTCTGCTACAAATATGCAGGAGCTTGAATTTAAAATCTTAAAGAACAAGGATAATCTTTTATATGCATATCAAAAAATATCTGATAAAAGATTAAAAGAAAGTCTGTATGCACCACGATATGAAAGACAAGCAATTGAAGGATTGCTGCTGCGTGATTATGGTTGGTTAATTTATGTTCAGGCTGATTATAAACTTGCAAAAAACGATCCTGAAAATAAATTTGTTTGGCTGCGCAGATCACCTGGGAGCGAAATGGAACGATGGATTTTTATACATTGGATTGATAACGCAACACCGGAATATCTAAATGCTGATTCTATAAAATCTATCAGAAACAGAATGACTAAAGAGTTTTATCAGGTTCGCGATGATACAGCATACGTAGTTTTAGTTGATAGTTTTTATACAACTTCGGAAATAAATTTTAATAACAAGTACGCTTTATACACCCAAGGTTTATGGGATCTAAATATCAAAGGTATGGGCGGTCCGTTTGTTAATTATACTTTTTACGATGAAAAAAGTCAAAGATTGTACATGCTTGATGGTTCTCTTTTTGCTCCTAAATATTACAAGCGCAATCTGATTCAGCAAATTGATGTAATACTCCAGTCATTCTTAACTAAAGATGAAATATCAAAAGATCGCGCTGATGATCTGATTGATGAAATAGACGAATCAATTAAATACTAAATTTGATAATACAGGCGGCAGAGTGACATCAGGAAAATCTGCCGCTAATTTTTTTACATAAATTTTTGCCCTGTACAACTTATTAAACTGCACTTCATATATTG encodes the following:
- a CDS encoding HAD-IIA family hydrolase produces the protein MLNKYNTFIFDLDGTVYRGENIIPNADKTINYLKKLGKKILFISNKTTGTIKDYYLFLKGFGLNIEETEILNSTIVLKNYLISNHPKKQFYAIGEQIFIDELVDSGLNYSANPKEIQILIVTLDRTLNYDKLEIAAKALENGARFFAANIDDTCPVDGGEVLDAGSTISALEKRTHKKLELHFGKPSDFMIEEIKSRLNGDLFNSILIGDRLETDILMGNKLGIDTALVSTGVKLYENGNSDIKPTYYLNSVADVLKQ
- a CDS encoding hemerythrin family protein; amino-acid sequence: MALFTWSAKYETGIFIVDTQHKKLVEAINTLHDAMKDGKGKEKAESTLNFLVNYTVQHFNSEEDLMKKKAYPDFVNHKAVHDKLVAEVKDMKAKYMAGKVLPMQVSAFMSDWLKSHILGTDKKYVSFLKN
- the ftsH gene encoding ATP-dependent zinc metalloprotease FtsH, whose translation is MSDNEKKSGNKNLKNNKPNRPDDNFDWSKVIRLVFGWGAVIVAAVIVMQVFRTSAETFTEIPYGEYEVLLQTPENISSASIIKADQNDYTFKAELRKETDVKIKGKSVSVKAISVYIPEPMIRDQEAVWKEKGIQYSFDKESNEWMNILIGFLPWVLIIAVWVVIMRRMQGQGGGSKGIFSFGKSKAKLITPSSKRVTFKDVAGTDEAKMELQEIIEFLKEPTKFQKLGGKIPRGVLLLGPPGTGKTLLARAVAGESGVPFFSISGADFVEMFVGVGASRVRDLFEQGKKNAPCIIFIDEIDAVGRHRGAGLGGGHDEREQTLNALLVEMDGFEQNSGVIIIAATNRPDVLDPALLRPGRFDRQVVVDRPDVKGREGIFKVHTRNIPLGDDVNVEVLAKGTPGLAGAELANLVNEAALLAARKDKKKVEMIDFEEAKDKVMMGMERKSLIISEKEKNTTSYHEIGHVLVARMIPEADPVHKVTIIPRGRALGVTSYLPIDEKHTYSKEYLEAMITYALGGRAAEKLVFNHYTTGAGNDIEKATNIARKMVCEWGMSDKLGPLAYGAKEEEIFLGREIQKHRDYSEKTAIEIDDEIRGIINSAFDRAVKILNDNMELLHKLSAELLEREILDAEEIDSIIRGENLPPIEKEVKTPEDAVPDHVKKLMEQRQPQDSDPKNESH
- a CDS encoding riboflavin synthase, with protein sequence MFTGLVEEKGILKEKITTGDGFQFVIEAKIIMQDLQIGSSVAVNGCCLTVVKIKGNAFAVDTIEETLNKTNLGVLKQGMNVNLERPLAAEARLGGHFVLGHIDTTGKVEDIKELSNSHWLTISFPEKFKQYLIYVGSVAIDGVSMTVADLKNNSFSVGIIPHTWKETIFSDKKIGDTVNLEFDVLGKYVERIMESKSQDESSIFLN
- the ribD gene encoding bifunctional diaminohydroxyphosphoribosylaminopyrimidine deaminase/5-amino-6-(5-phosphoribosylamino)uracil reductase RibD, translated to MADESYIQLAIEIAKKGEGNVSPNPLVGCVIIKDNRIIGAGYHQKFGDDHAEINAINSSAESLEGSTLYVNLEPCSHHGKTPPCVDRILEEKIKRVVIGTLDINPLVSGNGIKALKKAGVDVKVGVLEKECIELNKFFFKFIKNKIPYVTLKVAQTLDGMIADKNKHSTWISSNESRKYVHWLRAKYDAILIGSETARIDNPKLTVRMVDGRDPYRVVLDSNLKLKYDLNLFKYNSDKKTIVVTSETNKSKLSKIKKLKKLDVKVLFAKLDKQGRMSLKAVLKELSKLQITSVLVEGGSRIYSSFIKQNLFDDIYLFVSPKILGSGLNTFSEFNSKKLGDAPKLNVRQTQKIGDDILIELVR
- a CDS encoding DUF4837 family protein; its protein translation is MKKILIALSIFSSIYFFNGCDQSVKPATGFEDEIYVVADSLEFEDLKVALQAAFEVEINTPMPEKLFTIKRISSNLIDKVKNKKNIVIVAPLSSDSYTSQYIKSIVDKEIQKKLETDDNFIISKYDLWAKNQLVTVLSATNMQELEFKILKNKDNLLYAYQKISDKRLKESLYAPRYERQAIEGLLLRDYGWLIYVQADYKLAKNDPENKFVWLRRSPGSEMERWIFIHWIDNATPEYLNADSIKSIRNRMTKEFYQVRDDTAYVVLVDSFYTTSEINFNNKYALYTQGLWDLNIKGMGGPFVNYTFYDEKSQRLYMLDGSLFAPKYYKRNLIQQIDVILQSFLTKDEISKDRADDLIDEIDESIKY
- the hpt gene encoding hypoxanthine phosphoribosyltransferase; its protein translation is MSEVNEINNEKLIIGDDVFVPFLTEEAIQNRIKEMAEQISQDYNGKIPIFIGVLNGAFIFLSDLIKNVSINCEIDFFKLSSYGDSKISSGNVRLLKELNCDVNGRDIIIVEDIVDSGLSIKYIEEIFEKHTPNSMKVCTLLMKPESLKYNVKIDYIGFKIPSKFVIGYGLDYAQKYRNLKTIFSLSE
- the greA gene encoding transcription elongation factor GreA, which gives rise to MSAGNFVYLTRERLIELEKELQEMKTNGRKKMAAKIAEARAHGDLSENAEYDAAKEEQGLFELKISKMEDVLSRARVIDTSKMPTDEAHLLSTVKIKNLKTKKVVEYLLVSPEEADFQEGKISVTSPVGQGLIGAKLGQKVQVKAPAGLLEFEIIEIK
- the tilS gene encoding tRNA lysidine(34) synthetase TilS — protein: MKSTEQKVLRFIKENELLLSGEKVLVALSGGPDSVFLLHFLHKFKNKFKIKIGAAHINHLLRGKDSERDEQFCNAICEELAIPFFLLRKDVKAYSKKNKISIEAAGRKIRYDFFEKVSKENGYDKIVTAHNADDNAETVLLNLVKGAGIKGIAGIPVKRKIIVRPILSLTKKEILDYLEVNKFEYRIDESNLSNDFERNYLRNEVIPLIKKNLNPSFTNASLNTSLNLQRLNSWIVEVLGEFKSHIKVEKNKNISIPLEFIKKSNAFIASNSIKEIVDELFSVKLESSDLKKIFLLEKKESGKSEELSENLIALKERNEISILKKSTSKKADAKRLSVGSKFKIGGKVFSIVGVKKDEVRINKNKNEEYISADKIKDGFILRRWEAGDKFYPIGMKGTKKISDYLNDIKINSYEKQEMLVLENGSKIVWVVGKRLDDRFKLTPKSKKVLRLCLK
- a CDS encoding dolichol kinase, with translation MNHIDNGTIHYRDELVRKLIHLFSLSIPIIYYFTPSSTSILILICLTIFALTVDGGRFVSKPFANFFYQTFGFLLRKHELDKEKKNLTGATYVLLSALICALIFPKVIFVTAFTILIISDTMAALIGRKFGKRKFLRKSFEGTLSFFISASIVVIFTPKVGNFPMEYVIGFIAAIIGAIVENISYGYADDNLSIPISVGLTMWVLYFIIFPNLDLVLQNVPR